The following proteins are encoded in a genomic region of Carettochelys insculpta isolate YL-2023 chromosome 34, ASM3395843v1, whole genome shotgun sequence:
- the LOC142005614 gene encoding uncharacterized protein LOC142005614, with product MGTASRCSRIYGLRPGRLPGRMKALWVSLALTHLVCTVYSAGGMASSKLVAVRGCRIVSAPAPLGVGTGAAWCRHRCHSRHLCWRTCHGLVLCGPKTFMSHGCKARHDCLAFREGLRGRWRAPLAMPGKGWEAVIAAEGGTDDGHNVPGDETFLAATWGKVAQAGESVEHAGGIGGDQATHAPGMAVTCLYGGTPNGTACICPRGRWGERCECYDPATACQNGGTAVGRLCFCPPGYVGDNCDCWDSCQACHNGGTSVGMDCACPLGHAHCYNNPIHLHGNNHHYNHSFHAHHYNPIHLHNHHYNPIHLDTHNYNPIHLHSHAHCYNNPIHLHGNNHHYNHPTHAHCNINPIHLHGNNHHYNHPTHAHCNINPIQLHSHYHHPTHAHCYNPIHLHGNNHHYNHPIHAHCNTNPIHLHNHNYNPIHLHAATTTTTTPSTPTATTTPSTSTTTTPSTPTATTPSTSTATTTTTTTTTTTPSTPTATTTPSTSTTTTPSTPTSTTPSTSTATTTTPSTSTATTTTTTTPSTPTATTTPSTSTPTTTTPSTSTATTTTTTTPSTPTTTTTPSTSTPTTTTPSTTTATTTTTTTPSTPTTTTPSTPTTTTTPSTPTATTTPFTSTTTTPSTQNHHPIHTHCYNPIDLHATTTTPSTPTATTTPSTPTTTTPLTSTATTKTPSTPTATTTPSTSTATTTTPSTPTATTPSTSTPTTTTPSISTATTTTTTTPSTPTATTTPSTSTPTTTTPSTSTATSTTTTTPSTPTATTTPSTSTTTTPSTPTATTPSTSTATTTTPSTSTATTTTTTTPFTPTATTTPSTSTTTTPSTPTATTTPTTSTTTTLSKPTATTPSTSTPTTTTPSISTATTSTTTTPSTPTATTTPSTSTPTTTTPSTSTATSTTTTTPSTPTATTTPSTSTTTTPSTPTATTPSTSTATTTTPSTSTATTTTTTTPFTPTATTTPSTSTTTTPSTPTATTPSTSTATTTTPSTSTATTTTTTTPSTPTTTTTPSTSTATTTTTTTPSTPTATTTPSTSTTTTPSTPTATTPSTSTPITTTPSTPTATTTTSTPTTTTPSISTATTTTTSTATTTTPSTSTATTTPSTPTTTTTPSTSTPTTTTTTTPSTPTATTTPSTSTTTTPSTSTATTTTTTTPSTPTATTPSTSTPTTTTPSTSTATATTPSTTTAITTTSYTSTPCYTYHNKYHN from the exons ATGGGCACAGCCTCCCGCTGCTCCCGCATCTATGGATTACGCCCCGGACGTTTGCCCGGCAGGATGAAGGCGCTTTGGGTCTCCCTAGCCCTCACCCATCTCGTGTGCACCGTCTACTCGGCAG gtggcatggcttcaAGCAAGCTCGTGGCTGTACGGGGGTGCCGCATCGTGTCGGCACCGGCGCCGCTTGGTGTCGGCACCGGCGCCGCTTGGTGTCGGCACCGGTGCCACTCCCGGCACCTGTGCTGGAGG ACATGTCACGGCTTGGTGTTGTGTGGTCCCAAAACGTTCATGAGCCACGGATGTAAGGCGCGCCATGACTGCTTGGCTTTTCGCGAAG GGCTCAGGGGCAGATGGAGGGCACCGCTGGCAatgccagggaagggctgggaggcTGTGATTGCTGCAGAAGGAGGAACAGATGATGGACACAACGTTCCTGGTGACGAGACGTtcctggctgccacctgggggaaggTGGCACAGGCAGGGGAGAGCGTGGAGCACGCTGGAGGAATTGGAGGAGACCAGGCCACCCACGCGCCGGGGATGGCAG TGACCTGCCTGTACGGGGGCACCCCCAACGGCACGGCGTGTATCTGCCCCcgaggcaggtggggtgagaGATGCGAGTGCTACGACCCCGCCACAGCCTGCCAGAATGGCGGCACAGCCGTGGGGCGCCTCTGCTTCTGTCCCCCCGGCTACGTCGGAGACAACTGCGACTGCTGGGACAGCTGCCAGGCATGTCACAACGGGGGGACGTCCGTGGGCATGGACTGCGCCTGCCCCCTGGG ccacGCCCACTGCtacaacaaccccatccacctccacggCAACAACCACCACTACAACCACTCCTTCCACGCCCACCACTACAACCCAATACACCTCCACAACCACCactacaaccccatccacctcgaCACCCACAactacaaccccatccacctccacagccacGCCCACTGCtacaacaaccccatccacctccacggCAACAACCACCACTACAACCACCCCACCCACGCCCACTGCAACatcaaccccatccacctccacggCAACAACCACCACTACAACCACCCCACCCACGCCCACTGCAACATCAACCCCATCCAGCTCCACAGCCActaccaccaccccacccacgcCCACTgctacaaccccatccacctccacggCAACAACCACCACTACAACCACCCCATCCACGCCCACTGCAACACCAACCCCATCCACCTTCACAACCACAactacaaccccatccacctccacg ccgcaaccaccactacaaccaccccatccacgcccaccgctacaacaaccccatccacctccacaaccactaccccatccacgcccaccgctacaaccccatccacctccacagccacaactacaacc acaaccaccactacaaccaccccatccacgcccaccgctacaacaaccccatccacctccacaaccactaccccatccacgcccacctctacaaccccatccacctccacagccacaactacaaccccatccacctccacagccacaaccaccactacaaccaccccatccacgcccaccgctacaacaaccccatccacctccacacccacaactacaaccccatccacctccacagccacaaccaccactacaaccaccccatccacgcccaccactacaacaaccccatccacctccacacccacaactacaaccccatccaccaccacagccacaaccaccacTACAACCACCCCATCCACCCCCACAACCACTACCCCATCCACACCCACCACTACAACCACCCCATCCACGCCCACCGCTACAACAACCCCATTCACCTCCACAACCACTACCCCATCCAC CCAAAACCACCaccccatccacacccactgctacAACCCCATCGACCTCCACG CTACAACCACCACCCCATCCACGCCCACCGCTACAACAACCCCATCCACGCCCACCACTACAACCCCATTGacctccacagccacaaccaaaaccccatccacacccactgctacaacaaccccatccacctccacagccacaaccaccaccccatccacgcccaccgctacaaccccatccacctcaaCACCCACAACCACAACCCCATCCAtctccacagccacaaccaccactacaaccaccccatccacgcccaccgctacaacaaccccatccacctccacacccacaactacaaccccatccacctccacagccacaagcaccactacaaccaccccatccacgcccaccgctacaacaaccccatccacctccacaaccACTACCCCATCCACGCCCACCGCTACAACCCCATCAacctccacagccacaaccacaaccccatccacctccacagccacaaccaccactacaaccaccccattcacgcccaccgctacaacaaccccatccacctccacaaccACTACCCCATCCACGCCCACCGCTACAACAACCCCAACCACCTCCACAACCACTACCCTATCCAAGCCCACCgctacaaccccatccacctcaaCACCCACAACCACAACCCCATCCATCTCCACAGCCACAACCAGCACTACAACCACCCCATCCACGCCCACCGCtacaacaaccccatccacctccacacccacaactacaaccccatccacctccacagccacaagcaccactacaaccaccccatccacgcccaccgctacaacaaccccatccacctccacaaccACGACCCCATCCACGCCCACCGCTACAACCCCATCAacctccacagccacaaccacaaccccatccacctccacagccacaaccaccactacaaccaccccattcacgcccaccgctacaacaaccccatccacctccacaaccactaccccatccacgcccaccgctacaaccccatccacctccacagccacaactacaaccccatccacctccacagccacaaccaccactacaaccaccccatccacgcccaccactacaacaaccccatccacctccacagccacaaccaccactacaaccaccccatccacgcccaccgctacaacaaccccatccacctccacaaccactaccccatccacgcccaccgctacaaccccatccacctccacaccGATAACCACAACCCCATCCACGCCCACTGCTACAACCACCACT tcaaCACCCACAACCACAACCCCATCCAtctccacagccacaaccaccact acctccacagccacaactacaaccccatccacctccacagccacaaccaccccatccacgcccaccactacaacaaccccatccacctccacacccacaaccaccactacaaccaccccatccacgcccaccgctacaacaaccccatccacctccacaacc acaaccccatccacctccacggCAACAACCACCACTACAACCACCCCATCCACGCCCACCgctacaaccccatccacctccacaccTACAACCACTACTCCTTCCACATCCACTGCAACAGCTACTACCCCATCCACCACAACTGCTATAACCACAACCTCATACACCTCCACCCCT TGCTACACCTACCACAACAAGTACCACAACTGA